Within the Vigna angularis cultivar LongXiaoDou No.4 chromosome 10, ASM1680809v1, whole genome shotgun sequence genome, the region ACTTTCGATAAGTGAAACGAGACTATTCTAATAAAGGAGTGAGAAATTTAAAGATTGAAAGAGAAACATGGACACACTTAAAACCCTAacccttgttcacttgaatggatttgggggagagtgattgaatggatttgagaggatttgacggtaaattattttgttgtttatttgagtaaattttgAGGCAAGtgagagtagatttggaagtaaaatttgtgaaaattagtgtaagatttgattgatgtgacagattaaaaaaatttacttccaaaatatactctcacttacctccaaatccactcaaataaacaacaaaaaatttactttcaaatcctctcaaatccattcaattactctctcccaaatccattcaaatgaACAAAGCCTAAAGTATGACCCACTTTAACAGGAACACACATTCCATTAACACCGCGGACACACTTTCCACTTCCTTTTCCAATCACTTTCTATTTAGGACACACCTTCCTCTTTCCATCACTGCGATTAAATAAAATGTTGTGATTTAGAGAAACAAAATTTGATGTTAATGTTATTTCCTcctaaaataaagttttgtatAATAAAATGGTAGCTTAGATTGAGCTTTTTATTTGTCCAAGGAAGCAAATTTTTCATCAAGTGATTatgaattcatatttttatgttaCATGTATAAAAGTTACGAGGAACCTTGATAATATGCACAATTCTTGTGTTTTTAGacattctccattttttttaatttctcctCCTTTGCTCTAAAtgcacaataaaaaaatgatgaaatcagggaataaataaaaaattaaaattatataattactaatttaaatataatgatgTTGAACGAGTAATGAAATTTGTGTATGAAAATTGTAGAAATGAATGGAATttcaatgatgaagatgatgacaggTGATAATGGAGGAGagagatgatgaaaatgatgatgcacGTGAGGAAGATGATACCTGAAGATCAAAGTTGAAtgacttaaaaaattaaatagagtGTCATGTTAAAGTAATGGTCTCTATTATACATTATAaggttaattatttaaatgacaTTAGTAAAACTAacttaatttaacaaaattaaccaAAATTGATACCTTATTgaataaagaaaactaaaaccaatttgaaaaaaaatcaatatgattagaaataattattcgtaaaaccttttcttgaaacaaaagttatgattttaaaaataatgtggtatgattagataaaaaaaaattaagaacccGTGTTTTGCAATGAAAGTTGCCTCCTACAATCCTTTGTGTAGTAAAAATTACCAtgatatcttaaaattaaaaatgacgTAATGAAattcacaaaaagaaaattcagaTCTTATACTTCCTCTATAGTTTTATAACgaagattattttaataagacTTTTGTACCTACTTAGTGTAAgttttccattttcttaattatagaTCTCTTATCATCTTTAAATTGGACGATTTTATCTTCTAgcaagtaaaaaataatatgcgtagtttatttgtttaataaaagGAATAAtcaaataacttatttatttttaaaaaactaaatatgcaattttatttttttaattgtttactcgtaaaaatattaaaattaatgtaataaaaaagtaaatgtgTTTTcgctataaataaaaaaattctcatGTGTGGTACACTGTACAAGATATGAGATATGGTTAATGACAGTGAAAATTTCTGAATCGCAAACTATATTTCTCCCATTGAATAAGGAACTAAGATTTAAAGTATGAAGGCGTAACAATAGAATAGAAATGACATGAATTCTCTATAACTCAGTGAAGCTCGTCGTCATCGGAGGGCGGAGAAGGATCGAGCCTCGCAGCATCCTTAGCCCACTCGATTAGTTTCTGAACCTGAGTCTCTTCGTCGTCTTCGCTCTCTTCTTCATATTTGCAGTAATTGGAATCGGAATTGAAGTTTAAATTGGAATTGGATGATTTGGCTTTGAGAGCATCAAATCTGACGGAGAGATCTTGGTTTTGCTGCTCTTGTTGTTTGGGGTTAGGTTTGGTTTTCATTTTCAGGGCTTGAAATCGACGCTCCAGATCAAGATCCAGATCTAGACCCGTAGTCGTACCCGGATTCGGATTTAGAGTGGAAGAAGAGGCACCGGCGATGTGGGCTTGGGAGAGATTCAACAGAATCTGATCTTGCGCTGCCTGCAACatttcttcaacttcatcttctatcttcgtcttcttctccttcttatTACTCTTGTTGCTTCCTTTCATCTTTTTGCGTTGCAATTCATTCAAATCCCTTGTTACACCCTAAtatatctctattttttttattattatttcgtATTATAAGCTGAGTAATTTcgtatgttaaaaaattaatataataccaaatttgaaatcaaagttaaaaaagttgaaatatcaataatatttcaaaaggCTTAATAGCCTCTTTTGTTTCTAGTTGTGTTCGGTTGTGTCAATTTGgtcattgattttaaaaaagtgtttaGTTGATCCTTAGTAAATTTTGTGTCAATGTTGTCCATTCCGTTAAAAAACACTAACGGTGTTAATGGATTGATCATATGACAATAAGAATTGGTAACGTGTCAAGTTTAAGTTATGTGCGTGGTGACGTGGTAAGCAATGAGAGGTTGAGGTGGGTTTTACATATTGGGTTTTAGAATTTGGGAAAAAATTGAGTTAGGGCACAAGGTATCGGTCCTCCTCTCTGGCGACGCTGATTTCCTAGTCTCACCGACCAACATCGGAGAATCGCCCCATCGGAATTCCTGCAACCAAATTTTAAGTCAAAattcacacaaaaaaatatggacaaaatagggaaatttcatacATTATCGCAGAGCTAACAGATCCAATGTAATATCATTTTgataaaaccaaaacaaaaacttgTTCTGGTGGTAAAGTTaccataaatgaaaaaaaatacaatttttttccttGGTTACTGCTTCTCATCATCCACTGAAAATTCCCAGCAACCCAAAACAAAAAACACCAACACATTCCATTCCCAAATACATAAACTCTAAAATCAAACCCCCAAATTACAAGATCAAAACCCTCAACCTTGGGCCGCCATCCTGTAGAGAATAATATAACCACAAGAACAACCCTAAATCGCAAACTAGAAATGACCGTATGAATCCTCAAAACCGTGATGCATCCCTACGCAAGCCCTATCGCCACAGAAACACTGGAGAACGGAGACCACCACACCGCGAAATGCACGTTCGCTCTTCACGATGACACCATTAAATAGGGACTCTGGCACCGCAAATATGTCAAGAATCGAGCCATCGCAGAGGCGCTGCTGCTGCAAGACTCAATACGTCGCGAGAAAGGGGTTCGCATCCTAGCCACTCGAACTCACATCCCCAACGTGCAAAAACCCCCCACCCAAAACCAAGAACGAGAAGAGAAATGAAGCCTTCTCCCCCTGCGGCACGAACCGAGAACAAAAGAAGATGTAGAAATCGAGtgaagagaagatgaaggtgggTGTTCGTGCTCCCCTAATCCGCTTCCAGTGAGGGAAGAAGAGTCTCAGAATTGACTTTTGTCCGAGAGAAAAAATGAacaaagaaaggagaagaaccCAAAACTGGGTTTGGCGATGAAGGAAGAGAACCCCTAATTAGCCCTAAATCACATTTTCCCCAAATTGAAAAACCCTATCCTAATAAAACACCATATCTTTTATAAGTCAGTCACATAcgcaaaaaataatatattgacaCGTTGTCAATAACTGATGCCAGATCATCAACTCTGTTTGGTTATACTTAACAGAAGGGATAAATTAGATGTAAATTTTACTAACTATGGACATATTctaaacacttttaaaaataggGACTGAATTGACATTATCCAACAAAAGTGGAGATCAAAGAAGGTATTAAACCATTTCAAAACATgcaaacatttttcattttcatagaataacatatagatacattatatataattttataatgttctctctcttttatctattctatttttctttagaAAAGTGTGTTCAAATATTTTGCATTTcctttttaaatataatctttcttcttttagtaacataattattttctttaatcacAACCTAAATTTAAAGGATTGATAATCTTTTAATCTCATTATTTATTTGACATtcctaataataaaaagttttgatttttttttaaattttaaaactcaaCCATGTGTGATCACTTTTCATCAACCAAAATCCATAAATATAATGGTGGTTTTAACCAATGTATACTAAGTGTAATCCCATGGAACTAACCgcgttttaaaaaattagaggTTCTTATCAAATCTTACAAATATTAAACTGtagtgtttttttaaaaataaattggagAATTTGAATGaactttatattaataaaataattaaattgaacaaataaacaaattatataaaaaaaacaatgggctgaaattaaaaaaataacaaatcacACTACACATGATATTATAAATGAGTATAGTCATTGACTCGCGAGTTTTATTTTTCCCTCATCGAAAATGTAATATTAAATGGAAACGagctaaatatttttattttttatatgaaaatagtTTATGTCAAGATTTTGGACTTTTAGGCGGGTTGCTAGGCTGAAGTGAAATATTGCATGTGTTTCAATTTTTTGAACGAAGTAAAATGTTGTTATGTCATGGATTATGAGTGCATTCTATTTAGGTTTTTAATGATGATGGACTGTTGGGCTGGTTTGTCATACTAGCGAGTTGGTCTGCCAAGTGGTCTATTAGGTTGGTAGGTTGACAGGTTGGGCGAGTTAAATTAGAACAAGCAGGTGATCTGTTGAACTTGACCGTTTTTCCCTCCTTAACTATCATTATATCGATTTAAGGTAAGATCCTTCCACTCTTTAGGAAGGGGTATAAGTGTTGTCATCTAAGAAAGGGTGTCAACGACTCCCGCTATTCTTAAAGAGTTGTGTGTCTTGAGAGTAAGGTTGtactcactttcttcttcaatttcatTAATAAGACTGGTGCAAGGTGAGGTTTTGTACACAAATTTCGTGTTACCAAGGTTTTCCATCTCTTTTCCCTTTTAGGTATCTCGTTCAGCATCAACACTCCTTTTTAGCTTGAAAATTTTCTTCCTTAGGACATCCATCTCTTTAGCACTTCTTTTCTTAAACTCAACAAACTCTCGTTGCATCTTTGCATAGGCATCTAGGATAACAATTATGTTCGCCAAGGAGAGTTCTCCTTAGCCATTTTGCTTCTTGTAAACACCATAAATACTTTCTTTAGAGAGTACAAGTCTATCCCATGGTGGGTGCCAATTGTTCTTACAAAGCCGAATGTACATCTTGTACAAACTCCAAGGACACTTCAAATCTTCAATTTTCAAGGTATTCGTCCTCCTTGAGTTGGATAAGGATTGTGCTTCTAGAAGACACTTTGATGTCCAAGTTAGTCTAGTGCATCAACAAACCATAAATAttattaggtttaaaccctcatttggtcatcgtatttgtgtgtcaatctcaagtggatCATCGtgtttttttcggtctcaatcagGTCCATAAACTTGTTAAAATAAGCCAATTAAGTCTTCTCCGTTAAGTTATCACAGACGGTGTTAAAATGTGATGACGTGGTGTACACGTAAGATGCTGATGTAACAATGTTATATTAcgtggaatttttttttaaatgaagagTTGAGAtgacacaaaatttaattagaaatgTGTTAGGGATTCAAAGTCTTCATCATCCTACACCGTCTTCATCCTTCACGTACTGTGCAATGGCGTCTCTATAAGGTTGCCGACGGTAAATTTCAACGTCATCAGCATGTGCACGACAAAAGGCAAAGAGGTTTTCTACCTTAAAAGAATGTATCATGAGAGAAACATAATGATGATAAACCAATCTGCAGATTTTATAGAGATGGCAAGAGAATTCCTGTTACAGAAATAGGCAATTAAACCCCTCCAACACAACCTCCTCACCTTTCTCCTTGAACTTTCTCACAGCACCCAAACCCCAAGCCTCTTCCGACCTCCCCGAAGATACCAATTGGTGCTATAGTGAGATCTTGAATGCCGTTAAGAAGGGTAAAGTCGAGCGAGTCAGGTTCAGTAAAGACGATTCCACCCTCCAACTAACCATCGTTGACGGCCGTTGAGCCTCCGTTATCGTCCCCAATGACCCCGACCTCATCGACATCCTCGCCATGAACGACGTTGACATTTCCGTCGCCGAAGCCGAATCGCCTAACAGCTTGTTCAACATCATTGGCAATTTGTTCTTCCCCTTTCTAGCATTCGCTGGGTCATTCTTCCTCTTCCGCAGAGTTTCAAGAAGTCCCCGAAACCGGCGTTGAAGAGGTATTGGATAACGTTTTCAAAGAACATaaagaaaaacgaaaagaagcaaaagaagaCGGCGTTGAAGTGGATGATGAGGATTTTGTCGACGTTCTTCTCAAAATTCAAGATGAGAGAacaaattagggttttgaaaaAGTCTTCCCCTTTTTTCTTTGTCTGTgccttttgatttttcttagGATTAATCACCTTAGCAGGTATGTTCCCTTTAACCATTCAAttccaatttcaatttttcttcaaAGATAACAATGTTTTTTGTCTCATGAATTTTGGGTTTTAATTgggtttttttgttttgatatcaGAATGGTTTTTGTTGCAGTGTGGTGTGATTgtagaatgaaaaataatggAGAAGGACTGAAAAAGTTGGAAGATGAAGTAGAAgaggaaaaaacaaagaaagattgCAGCTTTTGAGCGTTGGAagagatgagagagagaaagtggtgagacagaagaagaagttgatttgAGGTGTGATGTGAGGTGGAGGAAAAGGCACAGAGCACTGTTGACGAGCCTGTGAGTGGAAGACGATGAATACTTTTAATCcctaacatttttaattaaattttatgtcaTGTCATTACCTATAAAAATTTCACGTTATATAATACTATCATATGAGTATTTTAAGTGTGACCACGTCAGCATAGGCAAACAACGTTACTGATATTTTAACAgagagggcttaattgactcattttaacaagtttaagGACCcgattgagacaaaaaaaaacatgataatCGATAAGGGTTTAAaccatattattattaatgaacgTAATTAACATATCTCatagtattatttatattattgttcaTGGATTCTTACTTTGACTTATAAGTTCAAATACTTGCTAGTTctaaattagtataattaatcataaattattataagtgaCTTTGTGGacttataaattcaaatacttgctagttctaaattagtataattaatCATAGATTATTATAAGGGACTGtattgacaaaataaaaataaattaaatacatatcATCTTAATATAATGACATTATCATAAATGAATCCTATAGTGATATTCACTAGGGATACTTAATCATAACACtttgtacaattttaaaatttttaaagatgaTGTTTTGTGTTCCTttttaaccttaaatatttttacattattggAGTTAATTAAATAGGAGGGAAGGCTTATCTTCACTCCTTTTACAAACTCAAAAGATTAAAAGGGGCAGAAAACTATAACCGGCTTGCTTCTACTGCTTTTCTAGGTTTTTGTCTTCTTCCATCTCCTCTGAAGTTTTTCGCTGTTAAATTTCATtgttcttctttcatttctcgTGTTTCTGCATTTGATTTTTAGATTcgtgttttgtttgatttttcgTGATGACCTAAAAGGGGTTTGAACCCTCTTGTACTTCGGAGCAGCCCAGTAAGTGTTATTTCGGGTGGTGACATCTATCGGGGCTTGCTCGCTGTGGTTTCATGAATGGCTGATTATTCTGtgttattgaattatttttggtTTGTAAAAGCACGCTTTGTAATCTGATAACCATGCTCACTCACCTCCACAACTTTCGTTCATGCAGCCATTACTGTCTTATTTCTTTTGCACTCTAAGTAGAAGAGATGGTGAGGCTCACTGCTGATTTGATATGGAAAAGCCCTCATTTTTTCAATCCAGTTAAAGAGCGTGAGTTAGATCTTCGAGGTACTCCTATCTTCCTCACACCTTTCCATCTCTCCCTTTTTACTATCCCTCTTTGATGCTAACTTTGTCATGTTTTTTACAGGCAACAAGATAGCTGTAATTGAAAACCTGGGTGCTACTGAGGTGTGCAATTTAGTCTTCTTGTCTTCCTTTTAGTTTCCCACTTTCTCCTTGTATTGTTGAGgtctttttcatttgaaagGATGTATTAGCTGATTCAGTTTTCACAATTTTGAGTTcctttgtatttaatttccttCAGGACCAATTTGACACCATAGATTTATCTGATAACGAGATTGTCAAACTGGAGAACGTACCTTATCTTAACCGGTTGGGTACACTGATCATTAATAACAACAGGATTACTAGAATTAATCCCAGCATTGGAGGTACGGTTTTTGAACTTTGAACTGCACGttctttcttctattttcctcattTTAGTGACATTGTCTCTTCTGTCATTTTCATTGCAGAGTTCTTGCCAAAATTGCACACACTAGTTCTCACTAACAACAGAATTGTAAACTTGGTAGAAATTGACCCTTTAGCATCCATTCCAAAGCTGCAGTACCTTAGTCTGCTGGACAACAATATCACGAAGAAGCCAAATTATAGGCTTTATGTTATTAACAAACTGAAATCCCTCCGGGTTTTAGATTTcaagaaagtgaaaaataagGTAATGTATTTTTTCCACTACCCATACTAATTTTTTATCTGGGCTTGCTGTTTGAAATACCAACGATAGGATGTTCTGTaggtgtctgtgtctgtgttaGAGTTATAAATCAGCATTTTGAGTGTATTTATGAAAGATAGGATGTTCTGGTAATGTCTGCAAGGTTTTGGATCTACCGATGATAGATATATTATTAGGTCTATTTCTTATTTTGAATTACACATGCTCTTCTATtatatttcattctttttatgGTTACTTTAAATTAATAGGAACGGTTGGAAGCCAAAAGCTTGTTTGCTTTGGAAGATGTTATGGATGAAATTCAAAGGTTGCCACCCAAACCAGTTTCACCTGCTGAAACTCCAAAGGTTTCAGAAGCAGCTGAGGAACAACAAACACCAAAAGTGGTTGCTCCCACACCTGAGCAAATTACTGCTATCAAGGTGCAACGATGATACCTGAACATGTCATTTTATTTGTGGCTTATCACAGTAGGGTTGAACATGGCCCATATCCAACATGCTTTCATGCTTAGTTCAGATATATAATGTGTTCTCTCTTTCATCTGTTGATGCACTTTGATAAATTGTAGATGAGAAAATTTCCTTGTTTCTTACCCATATCTTCTCAGCAAACCATTGGAAGCTATTCCAAAAGTCCTAAACAGATATTTCCTTGGTTACCTGTGGTTTGACGTGTTTTTGGTTTATGCAGGCTGCCATTGTGAATTCTCAGACTCTTGAGGAGGTTGCTAGACTTGAAAAGGTGCTTACTTTTCTAAATTAGATAGTCGGTTattggattttaattttttatttgtgtcaTACTCTTGCTTAAATTATattgatgttaattttaatgtatatcAATGTAATACTTATTAATTTCAATAATGGTGTGAACTAAAGAATGGTTTTAACTGTTGTAAACTGATTTTTCCTTGTTGAATTATTTAATCTATTATGAAAAGGACTATAATGATGCTATACATCTAATCCTTGTTCATGATTGCAGGCATTGAAGTCTGGCCAGCTTCCTGCAGATATAAAAGGCTTGAATGATAATATACTGTTGGATAATGTTACTGAAAAACCTGAAGATATGATTCATGATGACAGAGGTCAAGCTGATGGTGAATCCAATGGTACACAAGAGCATACAAATACTGATTCTACTTCAATGGAACAGGTACATGTTCATCATTATTCCTCCTTGATCCATTCCCTGATTGAGTCCCCTCTTCTTGCTATATTGTTTGCCTGAATTTTCTAGTTTGGTTGTTGTTTTAACTTTACGTGACATGTTTGCACTGTACATGTCCTTATTTGAGGTTATACACTAACTTTGCTACTGTTTTATATGAAGATTAGCTTTTGCTATTGGTTTTTCTTGTAGTTGAGAATTTTGGAAATATGGATAAAGCTCAAGTGTGCCTTACCTGAatcatatacatacatatatatatatatatatatatacatacatatatatatatatatatatacatacatatatatatatatatatatacatacatatatatatacatacatatatatatatatacatacatatatatatatatatatatatatatatatatgtacgtaTGTATGTATCTATGTGTATATATCTACACACATAGCTATTTATTGACTACATTGGAAAAGGTAAGTGTAATCAGTATAcaacagaaaagaaaacaacttTTCTAGTATCACCCTGAAGCTGGACATATAAAtcaccaagcttggaacacgTGAACTGGATCTGGAGTCCCTAAAAAACTTTGTTAGGATGTATGcaatttgatcatttgaacCATAGTTATTAAAATGGGTCTGGACTGGATTGTTCAACCAGTCCAACTGGGAACCAGTCTGGAGTACCTAGAAAAGtgaatgatatatatttgtcttCCTTTCTGCCGAAAGTCTTAACAACGTGAGTGATTTCccaaacaaatattttgttaacTATTCTGGTCTATCAGGAGGCTGAGCAAGTTTATAAACTAGAC harbors:
- the LOC108335462 gene encoding uncharacterized protein LOC108335462, giving the protein MKGSNKSNKKEKKTKIEDEVEEMLQAAQDQILLNLSQAHIAGASSSTLNPNPGTTTGLDLDLDLERRFQALKMKTKPNPKQQEQQNQDLSVRFDALKAKSSNSNLNFNSDSNYCKYEEESEDDEETQVQKLIEWAKDAARLDPSPPSDDDELH
- the LOC108336099 gene encoding U2 small nuclear ribonucleoprotein A', producing the protein MVRLTADLIWKSPHFFNPVKERELDLRGNKIAVIENLGATEDQFDTIDLSDNEIVKLENVPYLNRLGTLIINNNRITRINPSIGEFLPKLHTLVLTNNRIVNLVEIDPLASIPKLQYLSLLDNNITKKPNYRLYVINKLKSLRVLDFKKVKNKERLEAKSLFALEDVMDEIQRLPPKPVSPAETPKVSEAAEEQQTPKVVAPTPEQITAIKAAIVNSQTLEEVARLEKALKSGQLPADIKGLNDNILLDNVTEKPEDMIHDDRGQADGESNGTQEHTNTDSTSMEQD